The window TGTTCACCGAGGACGGCGAGCTGGTCGACATCCGGGAGGACGTGGGCCGGCACAACGCCGTCGACAAGCTCGTCGGCCGCGCCCTCCAGAACGGCTCCCTGCCGCTCTCCCGCACGGTACTGCTGGTCTCCGGGCGGGCCTCCTTCGAGCTGGCCCAGAAGGCGGTGATGGCCGGTATCCCGGTGCTGGCCGCGGTCTCGGCACCGTCCTCGCTCGCGGTGGATCTGGCCGCCGAGTCGAACCTGACCCTGGTCGGCTTCCTGCGCGGCGCCTCCATGAACGTGTACGCGGGCGAGCACCGCATCGCCCTGCGGGCCGAGGCCACCCAGGGCTGACCGGTCTCGCCGCGACACGGCGGCGGGGCCCCGACCCGGCGGGGAGCGCCCCCTGCGCCGGAGGGGCCCCGCCTCAGGCCCGTACGGCTGCGCCCCGTGCGGCCCCGGGAGCGGGCGGAGCGGTGCCCCGCGTCCCGGCCGTGACCGTTACCGGCCGTCGCGGGTGCGGCGCCCGGCTCAGCCCTTGGTGAAGTGCACCTCCGAGGCCGCGACGACGGTTCCCAGCCGGGGGAAGTCCAGCTTCACCGAGGCCTCGTGCTCGGGGCCGGTGAGGGCTGACATCGCGTCCTCGACGAAGACCAGGTCGTAGCCGAGGTCACCGGCGGCGCGGGCGGTGGACTCGACGCCGAGGTTGGTGGCGATCCCGCCGAACACCACGGTGGTGATGCCGCGTTCCCGCAGCCGCTCGTCCAGGCCGGTGCCCTGGAAGCCGCCGATGGTCCGCTTCACGATCTCGATGTCGCCGTCGGCCGCGACCCCGGCGACCAGTCCGCTGCCGGGCGGCTGCTCGGGAACACCGGGCCGCTCCACCCGGACGAGGACGACGGGCGCGCCCACCGCGCGGAAGGCGGCGGCCAACTCCGCGGCGACCGACACCACTTCGGTGCCCTTGCGGGGCTCCAGGGGCAGGCCCGCGATGCGGTCCATCAGGTCGACGAGCACGAGGGCGGTGCGCGCGGGGTCCAGGGCGAGACGGGGTTCCATGTCCGGTGCGTTCATGACGGAACGTTAGCCCGCGTCAGCCGTCCGTAGGGGAAATCCGGATCAACAGGCCGGTGAACCGGTCGCGTTCCGGCCCCGCCGACCGACGGTCCTCCTGGCCGGGACGTCCGCCACGGACGCGGGGCCACCGGGCGCCCGGTGGCCCCAATGCCGCCGTCGCTGCTCCGACGGAGGGAACTCCCCCGGGCGGAGCACGCCGCGTCCCCCACCCGCGCCGCCTCGCGTCCCACAGTTTCGGGACGGGCTCTCGTGGTCACGGCACCGGCCACCACTCGACCGGCGAGGGAGGGGACGCCCACCACCGCACGCCTCCGGAACCACCCGGCGGCCGTGCGCGCACTTCCCCCACCACGACTCGTGCACGCTTCTTGTGAGGTGTCTGAGAGCCCAAGTAGCGTCTGTGGCGCGCACGTTGGACGTGGGATGTCCGAGATGTCCAGACGCATGAAGGGCAGGTCGCACCATGCCGTCAAGTCTTCGCGCACTCCCCCGGGCTCCCGGGTCCACCAGACCGGGGAGAAGCCCCGTCGGAACCGCCCTCACGGCGTTGCTCACCGTCGGCGCACTGCTGGCGCTGCCGAGCCCCGCCCAGGCCGGGCCGGCCGCCGGACCAGAAGCGGTCGCCGGGCCGGGGGCGGTCGCCGGGTTCGAACAGCAGGTGCTGTTCAAGGCCTCCCAGGATCCCGGGTACGCCTGCTTCCGCATCCCGGCCGTCGTGCGGACGACGAAGGGCACCCTGCTGGCGTTCGCCGAGGGCCGGGTCGACGACTGCGGTGACGCCGGTGACATAGACATCGTCCTCAAGCGCTCCACCGACGGCGGCCGCACCTGGGGCCCGCTCCAGGTCGTCAACGAGGGCGCGGGCGACACGCACGGGAACCCCGCCCCGATCGTGGACCGCGAGACCGGCCGCGTCGTACTGGCCGAGACGTACAACACGGGCCGTACCGACGGCCGCGGCTGCGACGTCCCGTGCGACCGCACCCCGCACCTGCAGCACAGCGACGACGACGGACTCACCTGGTCCGAGCCGCGCGACCTCAGCGACGAGATCCTGCCCGCGCACTGGAACTCCTGGTACGCGACCGGGCCGGTGCACGGTCTCCAGCTGACCCGCGGCAAGCACGCGGGACGGCTCGTCCTCGGCGTCAACACCGAGACGTGGAACGGCAGCCGTGTGAGCGCCAACCACGGCGCGCTCGTCGTCAGCGACGACGGTGGTGACCACTGGCGGATCGGGGCGACGGACTCCCGGCCGATCGCGGACGACGGCACGTTCAGCCAGAAGCCGTCGGAGATGACGGTGACCGAGCGCGCCGACGGGACGGTCCTGGTCAGCGGACGCGAACAGGACGGGACCGATCTCGGCCACCGCACCCAGGCGTTCAGCACCGACGGCGGCGACAGTTTCACCGCGCCCTTCCGTGCCCTCCCGGACCTCTACACGCCGCAGGTGCAGGGCTCCACGCTGCGGCTGGGCGACAGGATGCTGCTCGCCTGTCCCGCCGACCCGGACCGCCGCCGCACGATGATGATCCGCTCCTCGTACGACGGCGGACGCACCTGGGACAGCGTCGACCGGGGCACGGTGGTCACGACGGACTGGGCCGGCTACTCCGACCTGGTGGGCATCGGCCGGAACACGGCGGGCCTGCTGTACGAGGGCGGCGCCGTGGACGCACGCGACGAGATCCGCTTCGCGCGGTTCACCGGGGACTGGCTGCGCCCGCGCCGCGGCCCGGACCCGACCACCGCCGACCTCGCGCCCGGCGCACCGCGTGCCACGGTGCTCGGCGGCGCGAAGGAGACGGACGGCGTGTCCGGCGGCGCCCTCGCCCTCGACGGCGCCGACGACGCCGTACGCCTGCCCTTCCGCACCGGACTGCCGCTCGGAACAAAGGACTTCACGGCGTCGCTGTGGTTCCGCTACACGGCCACGACGGGTGAACAGCCGATGCTGTGGATGGGCGGGATCGGCACCAACCAGCCGCAGGTGTGGCTGCGCGGAGAGCC of the Streptomyces aurantiacus genome contains:
- a CDS encoding sialidase family protein: MPSSLRALPRAPGSTRPGRSPVGTALTALLTVGALLALPSPAQAGPAAGPEAVAGPGAVAGFEQQVLFKASQDPGYACFRIPAVVRTTKGTLLAFAEGRVDDCGDAGDIDIVLKRSTDGGRTWGPLQVVNEGAGDTHGNPAPIVDRETGRVVLAETYNTGRTDGRGCDVPCDRTPHLQHSDDDGLTWSEPRDLSDEILPAHWNSWYATGPVHGLQLTRGKHAGRLVLGVNTETWNGSRVSANHGALVVSDDGGDHWRIGATDSRPIADDGTFSQKPSEMTVTERADGTVLVSGREQDGTDLGHRTQAFSTDGGDSFTAPFRALPDLYTPQVQGSTLRLGDRMLLACPADPDRRRTMMIRSSYDGGRTWDSVDRGTVVTTDWAGYSDLVGIGRNTAGLLYEGGAVDARDEIRFARFTGDWLRPRRGPDPTTADLAPGAPRATVLGGAKETDGVSGGALALDGADDAVRLPFRTGLPLGTKDFTASLWFRYTATTGEQPMLWMGGIGTNQPQVWLRGEPASDRIQGLITVRDGGNAPRSVSVRTTGAYNDGQWHRLVLRRGGGRLTLFVDGTATGTADVPGSVSRNGPFGVHVGQRLDSRAHFTGAVDDVRVHDRALSDAELTSPRGTNGTVTRDTVLWLPMDRVSGSH
- a CDS encoding isochorismatase family protein, with protein sequence MEPRLALDPARTALVLVDLMDRIAGLPLEPRKGTEVVSVAAELAAAFRAVGAPVVLVRVERPGVPEQPPGSGLVAGVAADGDIEIVKRTIGGFQGTGLDERLRERGITTVVFGGIATNLGVESTARAAGDLGYDLVFVEDAMSALTGPEHEASVKLDFPRLGTVVAASEVHFTKG